The sequence below is a genomic window from Bacillota bacterium.
TGGGTGGAAAAGAGGCTCGGGCTCCGGCTGGCCGAGAAGCAGGCTCAAGCCGTGGCGTGCGCGGTGTCCAACAAGGTCCTGGTGATCACCGGCGGGCCGGGTACCGGCAAAACCACCATCATCAGGGCGATGATCAACATCTACCAGGCTCTGGGGGTGCGGGTCGTCCTGGCCGCCCCCACCGGCCGGGCGGCAAAACGCATGCAGGAGGCTTCGGGGCACGAGGCCCGGACCATCCACCGCCTGCTGGAGTTCAGCCCCGCAAAAGGCCGTTTTCAGCGCGACCAGGACTCGCCCCTGGACGCTGACGCCGTTATTGTCGACGAGGCTTCGATGATCGACACCCTGCTGATGAACAGTCTGGTCCGGGCCATTCCACGAAGCGCCGCCCTGGTCCTGGTCGGGGACACCAACCAACTGCCCTCGGTCGGTCCGGGAAACGTTTTAAGAGACATTATCGATTCCGGCCGGTTCAAAGTGGTGACCCTGACCGAGATCTTCCGGCAGTCCCGGGAAAGCCGGATCGTGGTAAACGCCCACCGGATCAACCGGGGCGAGTTTCCCGATTTGCGCCCGCCGGAAACCGGCCGCCCGTCCGACTTCTACTTCATCCAGGAGGAGGACCCGGCAACGGCGGTCCAGACGATCCTCAACCTGTGCAAGGTACGCCTCCCCAAGCGCTTCGGCTGGCACCCGGTGCGGGACATCCAGGTGCTCACGCCGATGCACAAGGGCCTGGCCGGCGCTGCGAACCTGAACGCCGAGCTGCAAAATCTATTGAACCCGGGGAAAGAAGGGGTGGTTAGGGGCCACCGGATGTTCCGGACTCACGACAAGGTCATGCAGGTGGTGAACAACTACCAGAAAGAAGTGTTTAACGGGGACATCGGCCGGATTACGGCCGTGCACTTCGACGAACAACAACTAAAGGTGAACTTCGACGGCCGGACCGTAGGCTACGAGTTCTCGGAACTTGACGAGCTGGTCCTGGCCTACGCGGTCTCCGTGCATAAGGCCCAGGGAAGCGAATATCCGGTGGTGATTATGCCGGTGCTGACTCAGCACTATGTGCTTCTGCAGCGGAACCTGGTCTACACCGGGGTGACCCGCGGAAAAAACCTGGTGGTGCTCGTCGGCACCAAGAAGGCGTTGGCCATCGCCATCCGCAACGACGAGCCGCGCCGGCGTTACACCAGGCTGCGGGAAAGGCTCTCCGGGTTTCGTCCCGGGTATGGCGGCGAAATCAGTAATTAGTGTCGGCCGGTGCGTGATTATTTTCCGGCGGACTAGACCCGGAGCAGGAATTCCGAGGAATTTGCAGAATTCTATAACATTCGCCCGGCAATCAGCGCCGGTTCTCCTTCCGTCCGGACGATGCAAGAACCGCCGTCAAGCTTGCCCGAAAAGTTTTTAGCTTGAATTTAACCTTGCAGGAAAGGTATTAGTAAGGATGAATATCTAATGGTGGTCCAAGAGGTGGTCCACCGGGTAGGAGCGCGTTTAAGGTTTTTGTCGATTGCAAACTTAGGCGGGGGGGGGTGGTTCCGGGGAGAGCAATCGTCCGGGTAGGGGCCAGAAAAACCCAATCAACTTCTTTTACTCTTATTTTGGGAGGGGAAACTTGGTGAGAGTGTCCAAATGGGTAGCCCTGTTGACGGTGATTCTCTTTTCGCTGTCCATTATCGCCGGTTGCGGCGGTGGCCAAGCTCCGCCCCCGGCTGCGGCGGAGGAAATCAAGATCGGTTTGATCGCCCCCCTGACGGGTGACGTCAAGACTTTCGGCGAATCCGTGAAGAATGCTTTCGAGCTGGCGATCGAGGAATCGGGTAACAAAGTCGGAGACTTCAACATCAAGTACGTCATCGCCGACGACCGGAACGTGGCCACCGAAGCCGTGAACGTAGCCGACAAGCTCATCACCCAGGACAAAGTATCGGCGATCGTGGGTTCGGTTACTTCGTCCTGCACCATCCCGATTTCGGAAGTGGCTCAGGCTGCGGGCGTGGTCGTGATCAGCCCGACCGCGACCAACCCGAAGGTCACCGTTGATGCCGGGAACCGCAAAGACTTCATCTTCCGGGCCTGCTTCATCGACCCGTTCCAGGGCACCGTCGCGGCCCGCTTCGCCCTTGACGAACTCGGCGCCAAGACGGCGGCCGTCCTGTTCGACCAGGGGAACGACTACACCATCGGTCTGAAGGACTTTTTCAAGGAGGCGTTCGTCGCCGGGGGCGGCACGATGCTGGCTGAAGAGGCCTACGCCAAGACCGACACCGACTTTTCAGCAGTGCTCACCCGGATCGCGCAGCTGAAACCCGACATCCTGTTCCTGCCCGACTACTACCAGAAAGCCAGCCTGATCGGCAAGCAGGCCCGCGACAAGGGCATCACCGCCGTTTTCCTCGGCGGCGACGGCTGGGACAGCCCGGACCTGGATTTCGCGGCCATGGAAGGCGGCTACTTCACCAACCACTATTCTCCTGAGGACCCGCGTCCGGTAGTGGCGGAATGGGTAGCGAAGTACACCGCCAAATACGGCCAGACCCCCGACGCCCTGGCCACCCTGGCGTACGACGCCACCAACCTTCTGCTGGCGGCCATCGAGAAGGCCGGCTCCAAGGACCCGGCGGCCATCCGCGACGCGATGGCGGCGACCGACGGCTTCCAGGCCGTGAGCGGCAGCATCAGCTTCGATGAGAACGGTAACCCCATCAAGTCGGCCGCGATCCTGCAGGTCAAGGACGGCGCCCAGAAGTTCGTAACCATCGTAGATCCCTAGAGTTGCACAAGGTACGGGGGAAAGAGCAAAGCCTCTTTCCCCCGCTGCCTGTTTTCAGGTTGGGGGGGGTAAAGTGGGTTGGAGTATTTTCTAGAACAGGTGATCAACGGGCTTCAACTGGGTATGGTTTACGCGCTGATCGCCCTCGGGTACACAATGGTCTACGGCATAGTAAGACTCATCAACTTCGCCCACGGCGATGTTTTTATGGTGGGGGCGTTCATTGGCTATTTCGGGTTCACCAACTGGAACATGCCTTGGCCGCTGGCGATCGTGGTGGCGATGATTATCTGCGCCGCGCTGGGCATGACCATTGAGCGGCTTGCCTACCGCCCTCTGCGCTACGCACCGCGGATTATGGCGCTCATTGCCGCCATCGGTGTGTCGTTCTTCATCGAGTACTTTTGCAGCCTGAAGTTTATGTTCGGTCCGAACTACCGGGTGGTTCAGCGCCCTTTTGAAGAGGTCTACTGGAGCATCGGCGGGGTCACGATTTCCAACATCCAGGTCCTGATCTTCGTCACCGCGGTGATAATGCTTATCGGCCTTCAATACCTCGTGTACCGGACCAAGCTCGGCGCCGCGATGCGCACGTTGTCCTTCGACCACGACACCGCCCGGTTGATGGGCGTGAACGTAGACCGCACCATCTCCTTGACCTTCGGAATCGGCGCGGCCCTGGCGGCGGTGGGCGGCGTGCTTTACGCCATCGCCTACCCACAGATTTTCACGTTCATGGGAATCATGCCCGGCCTCAAGGCCTTCACCGCCGCCGTGCTGGGGGGTATCGGCCTCATTCCCGGAGCGATGCTGGGGGCTTTAATCATGGGCCAGGCGGAAGTGATGACCGCGGCGTTCATCTCCTCCCAGTTACGCGACATGATCGCCTTCTCGATCCTAATTTTGGTGCTGCTGATTAAACCCACCGGCATTTTGGGCAAGACCCAGCCGGAAAAGGTTTAAATGAGGAAGGATACGCCAATGGGAGTAAATAGCAACTATAAGCGGCTTGCCCTTTACGCGGCGGGGACCGTGGCGGTCTACGCGTTGATCAAGTTGCTGGTGCTGAGTGGATTCATCAATCCCTACTGGCAACGCGTGCTGGACCAATCCATGATCGTTGCCATCGGTGCCCTGGGCTTGAGCGTGATTTTCGGGATCTCCGGCCAGTTCTCCATCGGGCACGCCGCGTTTTACGGCATCGGTGCCTACACGGCCGGTTTGGTGACGAAGTCACTCGGCGGGGAGGCCGCTGCGTTTCTGGCGGCGCTGGTGGCCGGAGTGTTTATGGCCGCGCTGGTGGCGTTTTTGTTCGGCCTGCCTGTGCTACGCCTGACCTCGGATTACCTGGGGATTGCCACGCTCGGTTTTGGAGTCATTTGTAAGGTTGGTTTTGACAACGCCAACAAAGTCATTCCGGCTATGGGCGGCGCGACCGGCATGACCGGCGTCCCTCAGGTTGCCGATTTCGACTGGATTTTCCTGTTCTTTATTTTGAGCATTGTCCTGGCCCGCAATTTTGTACAGTCCGCCCAGGGAAGATCGTGTATGGCCCTGCGGGAAGACGAGGTCGCCGCCAACGTGATCGGCATCAACATCTTCCGGTACAAAATGCTGGCGTTCGTGTTCGGATGCGGCCTGGCCGGGTTGGCCGGCGCGCTGTATGCGCACCGGTATCCCTTCCTTCATCCCTCGAACTTCGACTTCCTGCCGTCGGTGGACTTCCTGATCATCGTTGTGCTCGGCGGGATGGGCAGCCTGACCGGCACCGTGGTCACCGCGATCGGTTGGGTGTTCCTGCTGGAGGTATTGCGGGCGGTCCTGGGAATGGCGTTTATGGACTGGCGGGGCGTGATCTACGCTTTGATCCTGGTGGTCACCATCCTGGTGCGGCGCCAGGGTCTCTTTGGAAACAAAGAATATGGTTTTCTGGCTCCGCGAGTGTTCAAGGCCAAGGAGGGTCCAAATGCCACTGTTAAAGGTTGATCAACTGGGGATTGATTTCGGCGGCCTGAAAGCGGTGAGCGACTTCAACCTCGAGATAAAGACCGGTGAGATCGTGGGGCTTATCGGGCCGAACGGCGCGGGCAAGACCACCGTATTCAACCTGATCACCGGCTACTTCCCGCCAAACACTGGTTCCATCACCTTCGACGGCAAGGTGATCACCGGCAAAAAGCCTTACCAGGTCTGCCAGTTGGGCATCGCCCGTACCTTCCAGAACATTCGGCTGTTTACGCAAAACAGTGTGATGGACAACGTGCGGGCGGCTTTTCAGCCCCGGACCCGTTACTGGCTGGCGGAAGCCTTCCTGCGTACACCGCGGTTTCTGGCCGAGGAAGCCCGGATTGTCGCCGAGAGCGAGGAGATTCTGGACACGCTGGGCCTCCTGCACCGGGCCGGCGACCAGGCCGGGTCGCTGCCGTACGGCGCCCAGCGCCGCCTGGAAATCGCCCGGGCCCTGGCCTGCAAACCGAGACTCCTTTTGCTGGACGAGCCCGCGGCGGGGATGAACCCGTCGGAAGTGCGCGAGTTGGTCGAATTGGTCAAATTCGTGAAGGAAAGGTTTGACGTGACCATTCTGTTGATTGAGCACCAGATGGGCCTGGTCATGAACCTGTGCGAGCGGCTGGTGGTCATGGATTTCGGCGTCACCATCGCCCAGGGTTTGCCCCACGAGGTGCGTGAGGACCCGAAAGTATTGAGCGCCTATCTGGGCAGAGGGGTGGTGGCTTGATGCTTGCGGTGCGAAACCTCAGTGTCTTTTATGGGGCTATTCAGGCCATCCAGGACATCTCCTTCGAAGTGCGGGAAGGAGAGATCGTCACCCTGATCGGGGCGAACGGCGCCGGCAAGAGCACGACCCTGCGCACCATTTCGGGTTTGATCAAAGCGAAAAGCGGCGAAATAGTGTTCCAGGATGAAATAATCACCAGCCTTAGGCCGCACGTAATCGTAGGCAAGGGTCTGATCCACGTGCCTGAAGGGCGGAAGATCATCGGTACTTTTACGGTACGCGAGAACCTGATGATGGGCGCCTACTCGCGAACGGACCGGGCCGGGATCGCGGACACGCTGGAGGAAGTGTTCACCCGCTTCCCCCGTCTTAAGGAACGGGAGAAGCAGTTGGGCGGGACGCTTTCCGGCGGCGAACAGCAGATGCTGGCCATCGGGCGGGGATTAATGGCCAACCCCCGCCTCCTGCTGTTGGATGAACCGTCGATGGGGCTTTCACCGATCTTGACGGAGGAGATCTTCTCAATCATCCGGACCATCAACCAGAAGGGCACGACCATTCTTCTGGTGGAGCAGAACGCCTATATGGCTTTCCAGATCGCGCACCGGGCCTATGTGTTGGAAACCGGGCGGGTGCTGATGTCCGGGGACTGCCGGACTATCCAGAACGACCCGAAGGTCCGTTCCGCCTACCTGGGCGAAATCGCCTGATTCCGGGGCTTCCCGAGCTAAAGCGAATCACCAGAGGGCTTCCGTCCAGGAAGCCCTTATTATCTGCTCCCGAGCCCCAGCAGTTCGGTGAAACAACTGATGGTGTAGTCCGGGGTGAGCAGCGGGTCGTCAGGCAGTTCGGTTCCCAGCCACCCCCCGGGCTTGAAGACGGTGGTCGCCCCGATGATGTTGCCGAAACGGATGTCGCGCTTGGGCGAGTCGCCGACCACCACGCAGTGGTCCGGGCTCCGGCCCCTGGCTTGCGCGAAAGAGGCCTCCCCGGCCTGCCTGGCCCGCCGGAAGGAGTCCTGACTTTTGCGTTCCAGGACGTTATGGTGAAAAAACGGACCAAGATCATGTGCCGCCAGCGTCCGGGCAATGCGTTGTTCCCGGCCCTCGGAATGCAGCACCAAAGTGTTCCCTTCGCTCCGGAGCTTGGCCAGGGTTTCGGTGACCCCAAAGAAAAGCGGGGGGCAGTGCGCTTGAAGGTGCGCGTAAAAGGCCGTCCCTGCCGGTTGGCTCTGGTCCCATTCCAGCGCCGGCGGTGCCGCGGCCGCCGCCAGGCGGACCGCCTCGTCGTGCGGCCGGCCGCGGTCGACCAGCAGCAGCGCTAAAGCCAACCGCGTATAGTCATACTCGAAGTCATCGAGCGCCAGGGCGAGACGAAAATCAAGCGCGCGCAGCAAATCCAGGGCCGCCGCGGTCTCCAGGCTGCACCCGCTGTCCCGCAGGTTGGCGGCCATCTTAAGTTGAGCGCCCAGAAACACCGCGTTCGTATCCCACAGGGTGTTGTCGGCATCGACGATATATACGCCACGCAACAAAAAAACCGGCCTCCGTTTCCGGTACAATTGACTCATTGTATTCGCGGCCGGTGCCCGGTTTCCCTTTTACTTGTTTTTAACCCCTTTTCCTTCCGGGCATATTGTATAGTGTTGCGGCCTACACTTGCTATTAAAATACCGGGAAAAGGGGGCCGGTCCGTTGGACGTCTATGTCTCCACGCAGGAACACCACGCCGCTCTTATGCACACTCTTTTAAAGCGGGAACTCCGCATCCTGAGAGGCAAGGGGATGCGGGTGGCTTTCAGGGAACGGCCCCCCGGCGTTTTCCGCTGCCGGATGAATGAGCCCCGGCTTTTCGGCCGGCGGGACCGCAGAGGTTTCCGGCAGGCGATCGCCAATGCGGTGACGGTGTTCGTGATCCAGGAGTGGGACTATTACGTCGGCCGCCGGCTCTTGATCAGCACCGGTTGGACGAATGACCGGGACTGGGAGATGGTCCGCGCCCGCCTGAAAGAGGACCGGTCCCTTTTCGACGGCTACCGGCACGAGTGCATGCACCGCCTGGTGTCTTACCTGGAAGACAACATCCGGTTGGACGTCGACGGCTTCGTCAACTTCCGGATGCCGGATTTTATCGACTATGTCGGGAAAGCCGCGGGCCGGATTCTGGACGACCTTTTGCTGGAACAGGAAAACCGCGAGTTCATCGGCGTGCTCCGGCAATTTGTAGAACGGCGGGAAGAACCGATGGACCTGGTGCACGTGGTGATGATGTCGGGAAATCGTTTTCAGATTTATGACCGGTCTATGCAGGTGGTGGCCAAAAGCGTGGATTCGGCGCCGGGTGCGGCAGACGACGAGGTCCGGCAGGAAGATCTTCTGATTTCAGCCCTGGTGACCCTGGCTCCCCGCCAGGTCACCCTGCACGGCAAGTGCATGGCGGCCACCTACAATACGCTGACCGAGGTGTTCCCCGGGGCCCTGCGCCGTTGCGCCGGGTGCAGGTACTGCCCGGCCCGGAACCAGGCCTGACGCAAGACCGACCCGTGGCCTTTATAACGAGAGCCATACCAAGGTTTCCAGGGACTGGTGCGAGATAATTTCCCCCGGAGTTGCGGCTATTTTTCACGCGTCAGTCCTGTGCCTCACGGCCCGTCCTTGCGCATATGCCCGAAATCTGGTATATTCTAGCCACTCCGAGGCCGCTTCCGCAAGGGTGTATGCTGTTTGTTCTTCCTATACGCGTTGACACTGCCGCTGGTTGGGGCGCTGATCGGGTGGGGGACCAATCTCATTGCCGTGTGGCTTCTGTTCCGTCCGTACCGGCCCTACAAGATCCCTTTCCTGCCGATCACCATTCAGGGGCTCCTGCCCAAGAGACGCCAGGATTTGGCCCGCAGCATCGGCGAGACGGTTGAAGCCGAACTGCTTTCCTTTGACGACCTGGTGGCGCAGGTCCATACTGAGGAAATGACGAAACGCCTGTCTCTCGCGGTCAGCGACGCGGTCCACGAAGCGGTGATGGCCCGCACTCCCGGGATAATCCCGGGGTCCGTGAAGAAGGCGCTGGCCGATACCCTGGCCGACATGGTGGAAGACCGGGTGCCGGACATTATTGACTGGCTGGCCGACGAGGTGACCCAGGCGGCCCGGGAGGAGATCAAGATCGCCCGGATTATAGAAGACCGGATGAATTCGTTTCCCTTGGAAGCCCTGGAAAAAATCATCTTCCGGGTGGCTTCCAAAGAGATCAAGCACATCACGGTGCTGGGCGGGGTTTTGGGCTTCCTGATCGGCCTGGTCCAGGTGCTTTTTCTGTATCTGGCCCGGGTGTTCGGCACGCCGGTGATTTAGGGAAAGAGTTTAGAATCCAGAATTCGCTACAATTCAAAAGTCAGGCACCTGACAAAATCAAGCAAACTCTTCACCCTCGATCCGGCAAGTAACAAAGTAAAAGTATAAATACCCAGTTCATAAGGGTCTCACAGAGTTTCACGCGTCGGGCGTCAAAGTCGGGTTAGAGGATTTTGGTCATTTTGTTGAAAATTGTTAATGGACACCAGTAGGTCATGCTTGCTGAAAGGTAAAGATCGGTTGGTACGCCGGGAAGCGGCTTTTGCCCCTGGTTGACTTGGTAACCCAAGAGCGGCGGAAGCTTTGGCCGCAATTTTAAACGACTATGACGAGCACGTCCGGATGCGGCCAAAGATTGGAGCTGATTAGCAGCGAGAGTCTTTTTTGAATTCCTTTGGAGCAGAGGAAGGCTGCCGTGGTTAAATTAACCAAATGGATCTTGAAATCGAAACTTAGAATTGTCCTTATTGGTCTGCTTATTCCGAGCATTCCTCTCTTAGCGCTGGCCGGATTTTTTAATTTTACATTAGCGGATAATGTTGGCCAATTGCTGACCAATAAAATTTATATGACCGTCACGAATGTCGAAGAACGTATAGAAATCAGTATGGCCCGTGATATTGCCGCAGCGCAAGTATTTGCCACCAGACCGCATCTGTTGGCGATGATTCAGCAGGGCGATACGGACTGGATGAATAGGCACCTGGAGCATTTAATTGACAATATGGAGCACATGGACAAAGCTACCATTGTCAACGCACAGGGGCTTCAGATCGCCAACTATCCGTTTATTCCCGAAACAATCGGGATGGACTTTTCGCACCGGGACTATTTCCTGGGCGTGACGAAACACTGGTCGCCTTATGTTTCAGAGTTTTTTCTGAGAACAACAGAGCCAAGGCGCTATGTTTTTTCCATCGCTGTCCCGCTCAAGCTGGAAGGCGTCCCGTTAGGCGTGCTGACCATGCAGCCAAAAGCCGACTATTTCACCAGACTGCTGGATGGTATAATTATCCCTGAAGGTCGCATCATCGTCGTCGACCGTAAAGGTCGTTTGGTTTACAGTTCTTTAACAGGAGGCAAAATCATAGACCCCGAAGACCTTTCCGCCCGACCTGTGGTCCGGAAACTGATGCAAGGGCAAAGCGGGTTTGAGGAAACTGTAGATATTGAGACAAACGAACCGGTATTTACCTCCTATCGCCCGATCGGCGAGTATGGTTGGGGGGTTGTCGTTGATGTTCCAACGAGGGTAGCCATGGCGCCACTTATACTAATGTTAAAATGGATGGCTGCGGTCACTTTATTTTTGCTTTTAGCGGGCGGTTATTTTGGATATCGCTGGTCGTTGCTGCTGGAATCGGAAAAAGAGATCGCGTTAAAATTGCATCAAAAAACAACGGAGGTTTTTGCCAAAAATAATCAATTAGCCCGTATAAACGAGGAGATGGAAGCGCTGAACCAACAACTCGCCGATGCGTCAACGGCGAAATCCAGATTTCTAGCCAATATGTCCCATGAACTGAGGACCCCGATGAACTCCATCATCGGTTTTTCACAGATTCTGGAGGATGGTTTTGCGGGGGAGCTAAACAAAAAGCAAAAAGAATATGTCGGCTATATCCTGACCAGCGGCACCCACCTATTATCTCTCATCAACGATATCCTCGACCTTTCCAAGGTGGAGGCGGGTAAGATTGAATTGGAATTAACCAGCTTTCCAGTCAGGGAGGCGCTGGAGGAGGCAGCCGCCCAGTTTGTGGAAATATGCCGGGAACAGAATATTCAACTGAAGATAGCTATAGAACCGCAGGCCGTCCGGGAGCTGGAAGCTGACAAGAGAAAGTTCAAGCAGATACTGCTTAATCTCTTGAGCAACGCCGTAAAATTTACACCCGCTGGTGGTGCTGTCTCTGTTACCGCCAGGCTCTCTTCAACAGCAATGGTTGGCTTATCAATGGCGGAGGATGGTTCCGCTCTGCCTTACAGGGAATTTATAGAAATCGCGGTTTCCGATACCGGGATCGGGATTAAACCTGAGGATCAGAACAAGCTTTTCAAGCCTTTTTCGCAACTTGAATCATCGTATAATAAAAAATATGAAGGAACAGGTCTGGGGCTGGCCCTGACTAAAAAGCTCGTTGAGCTTCATAACGGTATGATCTGGGTTGAAAGCGAATTCGGCCGGGGCAGCACGTTTACCCTTACCCTTCCGCTTAAGCAAGCGGGTTAAAGGATCAGCAATGCTTACTTGGTGTTATAACTGAGAGGTGATATTTGCTGATGAAGATTTTAATCGTTGAGGATAATGGGAAAAACAGAACCCTGTTAAAAGATCTGTTGCATTACCACGGTTATGACACGATTGAAGCCAAAGATGGCGCAGAAGGCATCTCTCTGGCCAAAGAGCATCTTCCCGACCTTATTCTCCTGGATATTCAAATACCGGTTATGGATGGATTAACCGTCCTGAAGATATTAAAAGAGAGCGATGAAACCAGGAACATTAAAGTTGTGGCGCTTACTTCTTTTGCCATGAAGGGCGACAAGGAAAAACTTTTAGCGGCCGGGTTCGATCATTACATCTCAAAGCCGATAGATACAAGAGAGCTGCCTAAACTGATCAAACAAATTTTCACGGACAATAGCACTTAAACCCTTGACAATAACTAAATTGCCCGTGGAGGATTTCATGCCTAACAAGCCTAAAATTTTGTGCGTTGATGACGAACTTGTAAACCTTAAACTGCTCGAATCCATTCTCGTTCCTTCAGGTTATGAGGTAATCTTGGCACAAGATGGTGCCAGCGCTTGGGACAAAATCGCTGAACAACAGATAGACCTCATTCTTCTTGATGTAATGATGCCGGGGATAAACGGCTTTGAGCTGTGCGCCATGATTAAAGAGAGCGAGAAATATCGCCATCTGCCGGTTATTATACTTACGGCCTTGACGGCAAAAGAATCACGCATCAAAGGGATTGAGGCAGGTGCGGATGACTTTATTTCAAAACCTTTTGATTATGCGGAGGTCTTGGCCAGAATAAGGATGCTCTTGAAGGTAAAGTCGTTGAACGACAGCTTACTGTATGCTTACAGCAGCATCAACTCTCTGACCGAGTTTGGCGAGGTG
It includes:
- a CDS encoding ATP-binding protein, producing the protein MVKLTKWILKSKLRIVLIGLLIPSIPLLALAGFFNFTLADNVGQLLTNKIYMTVTNVEERIEISMARDIAAAQVFATRPHLLAMIQQGDTDWMNRHLEHLIDNMEHMDKATIVNAQGLQIANYPFIPETIGMDFSHRDYFLGVTKHWSPYVSEFFLRTTEPRRYVFSIAVPLKLEGVPLGVLTMQPKADYFTRLLDGIIIPEGRIIVVDRKGRLVYSSLTGGKIIDPEDLSARPVVRKLMQGQSGFEETVDIETNEPVFTSYRPIGEYGWGVVVDVPTRVAMAPLILMLKWMAAVTLFLLLAGGYFGYRWSLLLESEKEIALKLHQKTTEVFAKNNQLARINEEMEALNQQLADASTAKSRFLANMSHELRTPMNSIIGFSQILEDGFAGELNKKQKEYVGYILTSGTHLLSLINDILDLSKVEAGKIELELTSFPVREALEEAAAQFVEICREQNIQLKIAIEPQAVRELEADKRKFKQILLNLLSNAVKFTPAGGAVSVTARLSSTAMVGLSMAEDGSALPYREFIEIAVSDTGIGIKPEDQNKLFKPFSQLESSYNKKYEGTGLGLALTKKLVELHNGMIWVESEFGRGSTFTLTLPLKQAG
- a CDS encoding response regulator, translated to MKILIVEDNGKNRTLLKDLLHYHGYDTIEAKDGAEGISLAKEHLPDLILLDIQIPVMDGLTVLKILKESDETRNIKVVALTSFAMKGDKEKLLAAGFDHYISKPIDTRELPKLIKQIFTDNST